A single window of Ostrinia nubilalis chromosome 24, ilOstNubi1.1, whole genome shotgun sequence DNA harbors:
- the LOC135083924 gene encoding glycerate kinase yields the protein MFCYRIQFSVLWRTIHSHKFCFSYTMSKATFSDLVQIFRSGVLVVQPDKLIRNSVNYNATTEKLIIAGDSYNLQNKDVFLVGTGKAVQNMAKELEKILGGKIKHGIVSIPDGSKSETVINKYVRYSEGAKNNLPDKNAEATAIKVKKLVSSLTSNDLLIVLISGGGSSLLPLPREPITLEEKCGLVKKLANAGADIVELNTVRKRISELKGGQLAMRAQPAQVVSLILSDIVGDPLDLIASGPTTENNDDPNAAADIIKKYNLYEQLPLSVKTILNELNDSKEFPKDKVNNYIIGSNKVSIHEAANQAEKLGYLPICLSHQVIGNIEIVAQEYVKLAELFCKLIEGTLNKEEFKSSIDSLNIPGISTNFIEDDKVMDLLKHKDVCLVLGGEITVEVKGKGKGGRNQQLSLEFSNIIHKIKGRFSHFEVDFLSAGTDGIDGPTDAAGAMGYLDLVSESKEVNIDINDYLNNSDSYNFYKRFKNGELHVFTGHTNTNVMDIHLIVIRKKK from the coding sequence atgttttgttatcgTATTCAGTTTTCAGTCCTTTGGCGAACTATCCACAGTCATAAGTTTTGTTTTTCTTACACCATGTCCAAGGCGACCTTTAGTGATTTGGTGCAAATATTCCGTAGTGGAGTTTTAGTAGTGCAACCGGACAAATTAATTAGAAACTCAGTAAATTACAATGCTACTACCGAAAAGTTAATAATAGCAGGTGATAGCTACAACTTGCAAAACAAAGATGTATTCCTAGTAGGAACAGGCAAGGCGGTACAGAATATGGCAAaagaacttgaaaaaatacttGGTGGAAAAATCAAGCATGGAATTGTAAGCATACCTGATGGAAGTAAAAGTGAAACGGTCATAAACAAGTACGTCCGGTACAGTGAAGGTGCTAAGAACAATCTGCCAGACAAAAATGCCGAAGCTACTGCTATAAAAGTCAAGAAATTAGTCTCTAGTTTGACGTCAAATGATTTACTAATAGTCTTGATATCAGGCGGTGGGTCCTCACTTTTGCCGTTACCAAGAGAGCCAATAACTTTAGAAGAGAAATGTGGACTAGTGAAGAAACTGGCAAACGCAGGGGCAGATATAGTGGAACTGAACACAGTTAGAAAAAGAATATCTGAGCTAAAAGGAGGACAATTAGCTATGAGAGCTCAACCAGCTCAAGTTGTGTCTTTGATCCTCTCTGATATAGTTGGAGATCCTCTAGACTTAATAGCTAGTGGTCCTACAACAGAAAATAATGACGATCCAAATGCAGCTGCAGATATTATCAAAAAGTACAACCTTTATGAGCAGCTGCCTCTTTCTGTTAAAACTATATTGAATGAATTAAATGACTCAAAAGAATTTCCCAAAGATAAAGTGAACAACTACATCATTGGCTCGAATAAAGTAAGCATTCATGAAGCAGCTAATCAAGCTGAGAAACTTGGATATTTACCAATATGTCTATCACACCAAGTGATCGGTAATATTGAAATTGTAGCTCAGGAGTATGTTAAATTAGCTGAACTATTCTGCAAGCTTATTGAAGGTACACTGAATAAAGAAGAATTTAAAAGTTCAATCGATTCGCTGAATATTCCAGGAATAAGCACAAACTTTATTGAAGATGATAAGGTTATGGATTTATTAAAACATAAGGATGTCTGTTTAGTGTTGGGGGGAGAAATAACTGTAGAAGTAAAAGGAAAGGGTAAAGGAGGAAGAAACCAACAGCTGTCTTTGGAATTTTCCAACATCATCCACAAAATCAAAGGCAGATTCAGCCATTTTGAAGTTGATTTTCTTAGTGCAGGAACAGATGGCATAGATGGGCCTACAGACGCAGCAGGTGCTATGGGATATCTGGACTTAGTATCAGAGTCTAAGGAAGTTAATATTGATATAAATGATTATCTAAATAACAGTGATTCTTACAACTTCTACAAAAGATTTAAAAATGGTGAACTACATGTTTTCACTGGACATACTAACACTAATGTTATGGACATACATTTAATTGTGATAAGGAAGAagaaatga